One window of Mediterraneibacter gnavus ATCC 29149 genomic DNA carries:
- a CDS encoding DUF4314 domain-containing protein, translating to MFGVNRQTLERLRKEYPSGTKVELIRLDDPYRKIPSGTIGTVEFVDDAGQLHTSWEGNGSLALIYGVDEWRKIQS from the coding sequence ATGTTCGGAGTAAACAGACAGACGCTGGAAAGACTGAGAAAAGAATATCCTTCGGGAACCAAGGTGGAGCTTATCCGCCTTGATGACCCATATCGAAAGATTCCGTCAGGAACCATTGGGACAGTGGAATTTGTGGACGATGCAGGACAGCTTCATACATCTTGGGAAGGCAACGGATCACTTGCACTGATATATGGTGTTGATGAATGGAGAAAAATACAGTCATAA
- a CDS encoding DNA cytosine methyltransferase, whose amino-acid sequence MKQMTFLDLCSGIGGFRLGLETAGHKCIGYCEYDKFARASYEAMYDTEGEWKAHDVTKLKPEDVPYADIWCFGFPCQDISVAGKQRGLVGKRSGIYYNIIDLLKGKEESAKPSYLLVENVKNLLSINAGFDFASVLSEMDEAGYDCRWQVLNSKNFGVPQNRERVFIIANLRSRGRREILPLTGENAAALNQLIGGMQGYRVYGTDGISATLVGNAGGVGAKTGLYFIDQSNHDPKITDTARCLTARYTAGMTNHTAMNSAVLEVHPVLTPERMEKRQNGRRMKEDGEPMFTLTSQDRHGVYVCEKVDSVKVKNATKAGYEVAREGDGINLAYPDSETRRGRVGKGCSQTLDCSGQMGTLMRGGRIRRLTPRECFRLQGFSDELFDRASAVNSDAQLYKQAGNAVTATVAYAVAMSLPESRN is encoded by the coding sequence ATGAAACAGATGACCTTCCTTGATTTATGTTCCGGCATCGGTGGCTTCAGGCTCGGTCTTGAAACTGCCGGCCATAAATGCATCGGGTACTGTGAATATGATAAATTTGCAAGAGCCTCATATGAGGCAATGTATGATACGGAAGGAGAGTGGAAAGCTCATGATGTCACAAAACTTAAACCCGAAGATGTCCCCTATGCAGACATCTGGTGCTTCGGATTCCCATGCCAGGATATCTCCGTTGCCGGAAAACAGCGGGGACTGGTCGGAAAAAGAAGTGGAATATATTACAACATTATTGACCTCCTCAAAGGCAAAGAGGAAAGTGCTAAACCCTCATACCTACTTGTTGAGAACGTTAAGAACCTGTTATCGATCAATGCAGGATTCGATTTTGCCTCAGTTCTGTCTGAAATGGACGAAGCAGGGTATGACTGTCGGTGGCAGGTGCTTAACTCCAAAAACTTCGGAGTCCCGCAGAACCGTGAGCGTGTGTTCATTATCGCAAATCTTAGAAGCAGAGGTAGACGAGAAATATTACCTCTCACCGGAGAAAACGCAGCAGCTCTTAACCAGCTTATAGGAGGCATGCAGGGCTACCGTGTTTATGGGACGGACGGCATTTCCGCAACCCTTGTGGGGAATGCGGGCGGTGTCGGGGCCAAGACAGGGCTTTACTTCATCGACCAGAGCAACCATGATCCGAAGATCACGGATACGGCAAGATGCCTGACAGCGAGGTACACAGCCGGGATGACCAACCATACCGCCATGAACTCAGCCGTGCTGGAAGTCCACCCGGTGCTTACACCGGAGCGGATGGAGAAACGGCAGAACGGAAGAAGGATGAAAGAGGATGGAGAGCCGATGTTCACCCTGACCTCACAGGACAGGCACGGTGTGTATGTCTGTGAAAAGGTGGATTCCGTCAAAGTGAAAAATGCCACGAAGGCAGGATATGAAGTGGCACGGGAAGGGGACGGCATCAACCTTGCCTACCCAGACAGTGAGACAAGAAGGGGAAGGGTTGGAAAAGGATGCTCCCAGACACTGGACTGTTCCGGGCAGATGGGAACGCTCATGAGGGGCGGCCGCATCAGACGGCTGACTCCGAGGGAGTGCTTCCGCTTACAGGGATTTTCTGATGAGCTTTTTGACCGTGCCTCTGCCGTCAACTCCGATGCACAGCTTTATAAACAGGCCGGAAATGCAGTCACCGCAACGGTTGCTTATGCGGTTGCGATGTCACTTCCGGAGTCCAGAAACTGA